In the Malania oleifera isolate guangnan ecotype guangnan chromosome 1, ASM2987363v1, whole genome shotgun sequence genome, one interval contains:
- the LOC131145699 gene encoding histone chaperone RTT106-like, giving the protein MVKALDEGQTEGMDETSWKELEAKVVSSIKLCLANDMLYRIMDEDSPVEVDVKFEEKDKALTLLNSLPVSHISSCTADPIDVSSASASDDGSDDKDSMDGCEDDDKEGMEKEYGSEEEEEEEEEEEDESSR; this is encoded by the exons ATGGTGAAGGCATTAGACGAAGGTCAAACAgaaggcatggatgaaacaagttggaaggaattggaagcaaaggttgtgTCGAGTATCAAACTTTGTTTGGCTAATGACATGTTGTATCGcatcatggatgaggactctCCAGTGGAA gttgatgtgaagtttgaggaaaaAGACAAGGCATTGACgctattaaattccctacctgTGTCTCATAT TTCCTCTTGTACTGCTGATCCTATAGATGTCAGTTCAGCTTCTGCCAGTGATGATGGGAGTGATGACAAGGACTCCATGGACGGATGTGAGGATGATGATAAGGAAGGCATGGAAAAAGAGTATggttcagaagaagaagaagaagaagaagaagaagaagaggatgaaAGCAGTAGATGA